From Candidatus Jidaibacter acanthamoeba:
AAAACTCACTTAACTCACATGGGTAAAGGGAAAATATACTTTAACTTTGATTTGATCAACAAAGCCGTTTTTTGTTAGTTTTTCTTCATCTTCAGTATTTAACTTTAGTCTTTTTGATTTAAGTTTTGGCATTATACGTGATAAGACAGTTTCCTCAGGATAAGGTGACTCTCTCTTTTTTAACCACTGATTCAAAGTAAATCTTTTGTTGCCGTCAGCTGCCTGGCTTGCCTCTTTATTTGATAAAGATATTATATCTTGTCTTTTCTTCTCTTGGGGACCTTCATCTTTTTTTTCTAAATGAAGCGGTATATTATTTTGCTGCTGTTCTTCATTTTTAATTTCTTTTTCCAACATCTTGCTCACCTCGCCTGTCTCAACATCGAGAAAAAAACCTGAATAATTCCACTTAGAATTAATTTTAGCGCCTGAAAAAATTATTAGTTCTTTATTTTGACTTATTTCTTTAATAAAATTCATATATATTTTAATATGTTTTTTTGATTTTTCAGAAGAGTCGCCTCCAAGAAACCCTACTCTTAATCGATCAGCTTTACTTTGTCTCTCTGCGTAGTCCGGAAATGAAGTAGAGATTATATCGTGTAATTGTTTTATATCTATACTACGTACTAATGCCGTAATTTTTTTTATTGGATCGTGGATTGTTAATGCCGTATCCTGCACAAGGTGTTGGGTAAACAAAAAGTATGTTCCTTCACCAGCTTTTGCTATACCTATTGTTCCGGATTGTACTTCTTTCATTTTACTATTCCTGAATATTTAATTATAAATATATATGACTCTTTATAAACTATATTTACATAAAAAACTTTTAAAAATAAATAATAATTTATTATTTATGCTTATTACCTTGCAACTCCCTTAGTGAGCGAGTTGGCAACTTTACTACAAAAAGATTTTTTAGTTTTGGTATTATCCGTACCAAAAGAATTAACCTGACCGGACGCTTCTTCTTTTTGTTCTTGCTGTTTTGGTTGCCTTGACTCAAGTGTTTTTGCTCCAATTTGCTTCGCTTATCTTGTCTATGGTCTTTCTTATGCTCTTCATCCTCATCTTCATCTCTAATTTTACCGAGAATGTCCTCCTCTTTACAGGATAATTGAACTTTCTTTCTTTTTCCTGTTATAACTTCTTGCTCTATCTGCTCTTCTTCAAGTGTACTAATACTGTGGTTGGTCGTATACTCAATAAGCTTTTCCCCTTAGCTCATCAGTTCAAACGGTACCGTCAACTTAAAAATATGCAAGGAATATATTATTAAAAGAGTGGTGAAATAGTTTGAGTTTTCTAATGTATAAGAGGCATAAGTATCCTTCTGAAATAATAAGATATGTGGTTATGCCATATCATAGGTATTGTTTAAGCCTGAGAGATATATCTGAAATATTGTTATACAGGAGCATAGAAGTAAGCCATGAAAGCATCAGGGAATGGAATAAGAAGTTTGGGCCAATAATAACAAATAATATACGCAGGAGAAGGCAATATACTGCCCAAGGCAAGTGGCATTTAGATGAGATGAGAGTAGTCATAGGAGGAGAAGTTTATTGATTATATCGAACAATAGATAGTAATGGAGAAGAGTTAGATATTTTCCTGCAAAAGAGAAGGAATACCAAAGCAGTTAAGAGGTTTTTTAAGAGGCTACTGAAGAGATGTGGTTTTGTCCCGAGGGTCATAATAACTGATAAGTTAAGGAGCTATGGTTCTACTAAGCAGTTTATACTTAAATCTACTGAACATAGGAAACATAAGCGATTAAACAATATAATAGAAAACTCGCATCAACCCACTAGGCAAAAAGAGAGACTGATGAGGAAATTTAAGGACCCAGGAGCTACACAGCTATTTTTATCATCATGTGGTCAATTATTAAACTTATTCAAAGTAG
This genomic window contains:
- a CDS encoding IS6 family transposase; amino-acid sequence: MYKRHKYPSEIIRYVVMPYHRYCLSLRDISEILLYRSIEVSHESIREWNKKFGPIITNNIRRRRQYTAQGKWHLDEMRVVIGGEVY
- a CDS encoding DDE-type integrase/transposase/recombinase, with amino-acid sequence MDSNGEELDIFLQKRRNTKAVKRFFKRLLKRCGFVPRVIITDKLRSYGSTKQFILKSTEHRKHKRLNNIIENSHQPTRQKERLMRKFKDPGATQLFLSSCGQLLNLFKVGRYKFKAENYRQKMKAAFTLYNDAASQYCHA